The following nucleotide sequence is from Haloarcula pelagica.
CGTGCTACCGCTTCAGTTGAATCAGCTACTCCGGATTCCCCAACCGCACAGTGAGTACAGGGGCATCCGCCGCTCGCACCACCTTCTCGGTCACACTACCGAGGAGATATCGGTCGACACCGGTCCGGCCGTGGGTCCCCATCACGATGAGGTCTGCGTCGGATTCATCCGAATAGTCGAGAATCCGTTTGAATGGATTGCCGCTCCAGACCGCAGTTTCGACGGCAACGTCGTCGTCGATAGCATCGGCGGTGTCACTCACAACCTGCTCGGCGTGTGCGGTGACCGCGTCCTCGTGCTCTTCGTTGACGAGCCCAGACGGCTGTTCTTGCTCGTGTTCCTCTCCGACCATCTCGGATTGTGCCACGCCGTCGTGTTCTTCACCGACCATACCGGAATGGACAGCATCAGTGTCTGCCACGAACAGGACGTGGAGCGTCGCATCGTACTGTCTGGCATGGTCTACGGCGTGTTCGAGCGCTGCGTCGGCTCCGTCGCTCCCGTCAGTCGGGAACAGAATGGTCTCGTACATGTGCCTTCAGTATCTATTTATCGGCCCCATATATAAAATTTTGTAGGTGTTAACAAGTCAGATAGTTTTTATATCCACGGCCTATTACTCCAACAGAGTTCGCTCGAGCGGTTGTCGTTCGAAGTATACCAGTTCGAGAAGGACGACCGACACGACGAGGGCTAAGACGACAACGAACGTCCCGAATTCCTGGGTCAGGAGATACCAACAGAGCGCACAGATAGTAGCTATCGCCCCGACGGTGCCCAGGGCCGGACCGACCGCAGACCAGCGGGAGTCAGAACGGTGTTGGAACGCGAGATAGCTACCCAGCCCGAATATCGTGACGAACGCGAGCGATGCGAACGAACTAATCGCATCGAGACTCCCGAACGCGGAGAGCAGTACCGTGAGTCCGCCCAACAGGGCGAGTGACCGAACGGGTTCCCCGCCCGATGTCGTCAGGCGACTCGGAAGCATCTCTTCGGTGGCTAACTGCCGAACTAGGCGGGCGGTACTGAACAGCGTCGCGTTGAGCGCGCTCGCCGTCGAAAATAAGGCGGCGATGCCTATCAGCAAGAAGCCTACCGTCCCGAAGACC
It contains:
- a CDS encoding universal stress protein, with product MYETILFPTDGSDGADAALEHAVDHARQYDATLHVLFVADTDAVHSGMVGEEHDGVAQSEMVGEEHEQEQPSGLVNEEHEDAVTAHAEQVVSDTADAIDDDVAVETAVWSGNPFKRILDYSDESDADLIVMGTHGRTGVDRYLLGSVTEKVVRAADAPVLTVRLGNPE